A stretch of the Pedobacter sp. MC2016-14 genome encodes the following:
- a CDS encoding PAS domain-containing protein, translated as MQQFEEIKALLGDSATYYLIAVDMNSNYSYLNRHYADVFEPIHGDLVGKFYAVTMHPEDQQTCKIVSQMAFNYPESIFPATLRKHDGKGGFIITRWEYKAMFDHAGAPAGIFCIGHDITEWMQTIGELDEVKHNHSHLIRRHVANLIGLGKLIQDTADIGDVQSAAKMILQSASDLDDVVREIYKA; from the coding sequence ATGCAGCAATTTGAGGAAATTAAAGCCCTATTAGGCGATTCGGCGACATATTATTTGATAGCTGTAGATATGAACTCTAATTATAGCTACCTGAACAGGCACTATGCAGATGTTTTTGAACCCATTCATGGGGATTTGGTTGGAAAGTTTTACGCTGTCACGATGCATCCTGAGGACCAGCAAACCTGTAAAATTGTTTCGCAAATGGCCTTTAACTATCCGGAATCAATATTTCCGGCCACTTTGCGTAAACATGACGGAAAGGGTGGATTTATCATTACCAGATGGGAATATAAAGCCATGTTTGATCATGCCGGTGCCCCTGCCGGAATTTTTTGTATCGGTCATGACATTACCGAGTGGATGCAAACCATCGGTGAACTTGATGAAGTGAAACACAACCATTCCCACCTGATTCGCCGGCATGTGGCAAATTTAATTGGTCTCGGCAAATTGATCCAGGACACAGCTGATATTGGAGATGTACAAAGTGCCGCGAAAATGATTCTGCAAAGCGCCAGCGATCTGGATGATGTAGTAAGGGAAATTTACAAGGCATAA
- a CDS encoding oxidoreductase: MDTKTSIRGLSVVSDSVAWVSGSNGFIGKTIDGGENWKWIQPAGYEKLDFRDIEAFDADRAVIVNAGSPAYILLTIDGGKTWKETYKNVDSAIFLDGMDFWSEKRGIAFGDPIQNRLQLLITDDGGQSWADITAKLPFEMEKGEAGFAASGSTIKTLPGGKVWIATGGTKSNIYTSDDYGMNWKKFECPILQGANSTGVFGMDFYDGNIGVVVGGDYTKDKENSNNVLTTTDGGKTWRKPSRAVSGFRSSVLMYNDKSCIATGTSGTDVSKDAGQSWYHISDESFNVIKRAKNGGLVLLAGDKGLIYSFAIK, from the coding sequence ATGGATACCAAAACAAGTATCCGCGGCCTTTCCGTTGTTTCAGATAGTGTAGCCTGGGTAAGTGGCAGCAATGGCTTTATCGGTAAAACCATTGATGGTGGCGAAAACTGGAAATGGATTCAACCGGCAGGTTATGAAAAACTGGATTTTAGAGATATTGAGGCCTTTGACGCAGATCGGGCGGTGATTGTAAACGCAGGCTCTCCTGCGTATATTTTACTAACTATTGATGGGGGTAAGACCTGGAAGGAAACTTATAAAAATGTAGACTCTGCTATATTTTTGGATGGTATGGATTTCTGGAGTGAAAAGCGTGGTATTGCATTTGGCGATCCTATCCAAAACCGGCTGCAATTGCTGATTACAGATGATGGTGGACAAAGTTGGGCTGATATTACTGCTAAGTTGCCTTTTGAGATGGAAAAAGGGGAGGCAGGATTTGCCGCAAGCGGCAGCACCATTAAAACTTTACCTGGCGGAAAAGTTTGGATTGCCACAGGGGGCACCAAGTCTAATATTTATACTTCAGATGATTACGGCATGAACTGGAAAAAGTTTGAATGCCCCATTCTTCAAGGTGCCAATAGTACGGGTGTTTTTGGGATGGATTTTTATGATGGAAATATTGGCGTAGTTGTCGGCGGAGATTATACTAAAGATAAAGAGAACAGCAATAATGTATTAACTACTACAGATGGGGGCAAAACTTGGCGTAAGCCATCAAGAGCTGTTTCTGGTTTCCGGTCATCTGTACTTATGTATAACGATAAAAGTTGCATCGCCACAGGTACTTCTGGTACAGATGTTTCCAAAGATGCTGGTCAAAGCTGGTATCATATTTCAGATGAAAGTTTTAATGTGATAAAACGTGCAAAAAATGGTGGTTTGGTACTGCTCGCAGGTGATAAGGGATTGATTTATAGTTTCGCCATCAAATAG
- a CDS encoding DUF4256 domain-containing protein codes for MDTQKQLSPAQQEELLGILKIRFEKNTSRHQGLEWTKVQAKLELNAEKLWALDEMEQTGGEPDVVAYDENTGEYVFYDCSAESPKGRRSICYDHLALAARKEHKPADSALNMAENMGIQILTEEEYRNLQQLGSFDLKTSSWVATPADIRKLGGAIFCDRRYNTVFTYHNGAESYYGARAFRGSLRV; via the coding sequence ATGGACACTCAAAAACAGTTATCACCCGCACAACAGGAAGAGCTACTCGGTATTCTAAAAATTCGATTTGAGAAAAACACAAGCCGCCACCAAGGGCTGGAATGGACAAAAGTGCAGGCAAAACTGGAATTAAATGCAGAAAAACTTTGGGCGCTTGATGAGATGGAGCAAACCGGTGGTGAACCTGATGTTGTTGCTTATGATGAAAATACTGGTGAGTACGTTTTTTATGATTGCTCGGCAGAGAGTCCAAAGGGGCGTAGAAGTATTTGCTATGATCATTTGGCACTAGCAGCCAGAAAAGAACATAAACCTGCAGACAGTGCTTTGAACATGGCAGAAAACATGGGCATTCAAATATTAACGGAAGAAGAATACCGGAATTTGCAACAACTAGGGAGTTTTGATTTAAAAACATCCAGTTGGGTAGCCACACCTGCCGACATTAGAAAACTAGGAGGTGCTATTTTTTGTGATCGTCGCTATAACACTGTTTTCACTTACCATAACGGTGCCGAATCTTATTACGGAGCAAGGGCCTTCCGCGGATCATTGAGGGTGTAA
- a CDS encoding cold-shock protein, protein MQQGTVKFFNETKGFGFIVPANGDSEIFVHSSGLIDNIRENDSVSYDIEQGKKGLNAINVKIG, encoded by the coding sequence ATGCAACAAGGAACAGTAAAATTTTTCAATGAGACAAAAGGTTTTGGATTTATCGTACCAGCGAATGGTGATAGCGAAATCTTTGTTCATTCTTCTGGCTTAATTGATAACATTCGTGAGAATGATTCTGTAAGCTACGACATCGAGCAAGGTAAAAAAGGCTTGAACGCAATTAATGTTAAGATCGGTTAA
- a CDS encoding DUF2490 domain-containing protein, with the protein MHRFLRLSLFLLLFSSQSAYTQSKKTGTWGLFTVVLPSNTDHRWGGYFESQARTDELFFGKLFYHEFKGGLSYAIDNNYVALIGTGRYTTYDYLDFDKGPTITENRVWEQMTFTQYLSRIKIEHRYRVEQRWVNQAYRNRFRYRLNLVVPLNEKKMKAGTAFVSAFNEIFLNNKQPNFERNRVSTSLGYQFSKSITAQAGWVYQYNNALAGTNAKNNLIINFTYQIQRKKPGAHEELPTLKD; encoded by the coding sequence ATGCACCGGTTTTTAAGACTCAGCCTCTTCTTACTTTTATTTTCCAGTCAATCTGCTTACACTCAATCCAAAAAAACTGGAACCTGGGGATTATTTACGGTGGTGCTGCCCAGCAATACAGACCACCGCTGGGGTGGATATTTTGAAAGCCAGGCAAGGACTGATGAATTATTTTTTGGTAAATTATTCTACCATGAATTTAAAGGCGGGTTAAGTTATGCGATAGACAACAATTATGTGGCCTTAATTGGAACAGGGCGTTATACTACTTATGACTACCTGGATTTTGATAAAGGGCCAACGATAACGGAAAACCGGGTATGGGAACAGATGACCTTTACACAATACCTTAGTCGTATAAAAATTGAGCACCGATACCGGGTGGAACAGCGCTGGGTAAACCAGGCTTACCGAAACCGTTTCAGGTACCGTTTAAATTTGGTTGTACCTTTAAATGAAAAGAAGATGAAGGCAGGAACTGCATTTGTTTCTGCTTTTAATGAAATATTCCTGAACAACAAACAGCCTAATTTTGAGCGCAACCGTGTATCTACTTCATTAGGCTACCAATTTTCAAAATCAATTACTGCACAGGCGGGCTGGGTTTATCAATATAATAATGCTTTGGCCGGCACCAACGCCAAAAACAATCTGATCATCAACTTCACCTATCAGATTCAGCGTAAAAAACCAGGTGCACATGAAGAACTCCCTACTTTGAAAGATTAA